One genomic segment of Mycolicibacterium chubuense NBB4 includes these proteins:
- a CDS encoding LLM class F420-dependent oxidoreductase — MTRFGYTLMTEQSGPKDLVRYAVSAEQAGFDFEVSSDHYFPWLSSQGHAPYAWSVLGAVAHATERVELMTYVTCPTLRYHPAIVAQKAATLQILADGRFTLGLGSGENLNEHVVGKRWPTVARRHEMLREAIQIIRELHTGEMVDWKGEYFEVDSARIWDVPEVPVPIAAAVSGDKSVERFAPLADHLIAVEPNKHLVDAWHDARRATGLPGDVRVIGQIPICWDPDRDAAIERAHDQFRWFAGGWAVNSDLPTTAGFDGATQFVRPEDTADSIPCGPDLDAIVEAVREYWEAGFTDIALVQVGGESQDQFFKEAAGPLLDKLRSASS; from the coding sequence ATGACGCGTTTCGGCTACACCCTGATGACCGAACAGAGCGGACCGAAAGACCTTGTCCGTTATGCGGTTTCAGCAGAGCAGGCGGGCTTCGACTTCGAAGTCTCCAGCGACCACTACTTCCCCTGGCTCTCGTCGCAGGGCCATGCGCCGTACGCGTGGTCGGTGCTGGGCGCCGTGGCACACGCCACCGAGCGTGTCGAGTTGATGACCTACGTCACGTGCCCGACGCTGCGGTACCACCCGGCGATCGTCGCGCAGAAGGCAGCCACGCTGCAGATTCTCGCCGACGGCCGGTTCACGCTCGGCCTGGGCAGTGGCGAGAACCTCAACGAGCACGTCGTGGGCAAGCGCTGGCCGACGGTCGCGCGGCGCCACGAGATGCTGCGCGAAGCGATCCAGATCATCCGAGAACTGCACACCGGCGAGATGGTGGACTGGAAAGGCGAGTACTTCGAGGTCGACTCGGCCCGCATCTGGGACGTCCCCGAGGTCCCGGTGCCCATTGCGGCGGCGGTGTCCGGAGACAAATCGGTCGAGCGTTTCGCGCCGCTGGCCGACCACCTCATCGCCGTCGAACCGAACAAGCACCTCGTGGATGCCTGGCACGATGCGCGACGCGCCACCGGACTGCCCGGCGACGTGCGCGTGATCGGTCAGATCCCGATCTGCTGGGACCCCGATCGTGACGCCGCTATCGAGCGTGCCCACGACCAGTTCCGGTGGTTCGCCGGCGGATGGGCGGTGAACTCCGACCTGCCGACGACGGCGGGGTTCGACGGCGCGACGCAGTTCGTGCGTCCGGAGGACACCGCCGACTCCATTCCCTGCGGCCCCGACCTGGACGCCATCGTGGAGGCGGTGCGGGAGTACTGGGAGGCCGGCTTCACCGACATCGCACTGGTGCAGGTCGGCGGCGAGAGCCAGGACCAGTTCTTCAAAGAGGCGGCGGGCCCGCTGCTGGACAAGCTTCGAAGCGCTTCGAGCTGA
- the ponA2 gene encoding transglycosylase/D,D-transpeptidase PonA2 gives MPEHPPTSPTEPPPRSVTVIKLAWCVLLASVVAAGLMFPVVGGIGLMSNRASDVVANGSAQLVEGEVPQVSTMVDAKGNVIAWLYSQRRFEVPSDQIANTMKLAIVSIEDKRFAEHNGVDWQGTLTGLSGYLSGNLDTRGGSTIEQQYVKNYQLLVLAQTDAEKRAAIETTPARKLREIRMALTLDKTFTKSEILTRYLNLVSFGNGAFGVQDAAQTYFGINASELNWQQAALLAGMVQSTSTLNPYTNPDGALARRNLVLDTMIENLPEHADELRAARQQPLGVLPQPKELPRGCIAAGDRAFFCDYALDYLARAGISKDQVAKGGYLIKTTLDPDVQNTVKSAITSFASPDLPGVASVMNVIRPGKDSHPVLAMASNRTYGLNLDAGETMQPQPFSLVGDGAGSIFKIFTTAAALDMGMGINATLPVPGRFEAKGLGSGGAKGCPPATWCVQNAGSYKGSMDVTEALATSPNTAFAKLISQIGVPRTVDMAIKLGLRSYALPGTARDYDPNSNESLADFIKRQNIGSFTLGPVEVNDLELSNVAATLASGGTWCPPNPIDKVVDRHGEEVSVTTETCEQVVPEGLANTLANALSHDDQGNGTAAGAAGSVGWNLPLSSKTGTTETHRSSGFLGFTNHFAAANYIFDDSNSPGELCSFPLRQCGDGNLFGGNEPARTWFAAMKPLTAPFTDVTLPPTDPRYVDGAPGSRVPSVSGMDQDTARKRLREAGFQVADQATPVNSSSDYGTVVGTTPSGATVPGSIITIQISNGIAPAPPPPPPSAAIPGGPPPQVGSTVIQIPGLPPITVPVLGPPPPAPPPPP, from the coding sequence ATGCCGGAGCACCCCCCGACGTCGCCGACGGAGCCACCACCCCGCTCGGTGACGGTCATCAAGCTCGCCTGGTGTGTGTTGCTGGCCAGCGTCGTCGCCGCCGGGTTGATGTTCCCGGTGGTCGGTGGAATCGGGCTGATGTCCAACCGCGCCTCCGATGTCGTTGCCAACGGATCGGCGCAGCTCGTCGAGGGCGAGGTCCCCCAGGTGTCGACGATGGTCGACGCGAAGGGCAACGTCATCGCGTGGCTGTATTCGCAGCGGCGCTTCGAGGTGCCCAGCGACCAGATCGCCAACACCATGAAGCTGGCGATCGTCTCGATCGAGGACAAGAGGTTTGCCGAGCACAACGGCGTGGACTGGCAGGGCACGCTGACCGGGCTCTCGGGCTATCTGTCGGGCAACCTCGACACTCGCGGCGGGTCGACGATCGAACAGCAGTACGTCAAGAACTATCAGCTCCTCGTCCTCGCGCAGACCGACGCCGAGAAGCGGGCCGCGATCGAGACCACGCCGGCGCGCAAGCTGCGCGAGATCCGCATGGCGCTGACGCTGGACAAGACCTTCACCAAGTCCGAGATCCTGACGCGCTATCTGAACCTGGTGTCGTTCGGCAACGGCGCGTTCGGCGTGCAGGACGCCGCGCAGACGTACTTCGGCATCAACGCCTCCGAGCTGAACTGGCAGCAGGCAGCGCTGCTGGCCGGCATGGTGCAGTCGACCAGCACGCTCAACCCGTACACGAACCCCGACGGCGCGCTGGCCCGGCGCAACCTGGTGCTCGACACCATGATCGAGAACCTCCCCGAACACGCCGACGAGCTCCGGGCGGCCCGTCAGCAGCCGCTGGGCGTCCTGCCGCAGCCCAAGGAGCTGCCGCGCGGCTGCATCGCCGCCGGGGACCGCGCGTTCTTCTGCGACTACGCGCTGGACTACCTCGCCCGCGCCGGCATCAGCAAGGACCAGGTCGCCAAGGGCGGTTACCTGATCAAGACCACGCTGGACCCCGACGTGCAGAACACGGTGAAGTCGGCGATCACCAGCTTCGCCAGCCCCGATCTGCCGGGCGTGGCCAGCGTGATGAACGTGATCAGGCCGGGCAAGGACTCGCACCCGGTCCTCGCCATGGCCAGCAACCGCACCTACGGTCTCAACCTCGACGCCGGCGAGACGATGCAGCCTCAGCCGTTCTCGCTGGTCGGCGACGGTGCGGGCTCGATCTTCAAGATCTTCACCACGGCCGCGGCCCTGGACATGGGGATGGGGATCAACGCCACGCTGCCGGTGCCGGGCCGGTTCGAGGCCAAGGGGCTGGGCAGCGGCGGCGCGAAGGGCTGCCCGCCGGCGACGTGGTGCGTGCAGAACGCGGGCAGCTACAAGGGCTCGATGGACGTCACCGAGGCGCTGGCGACGTCCCCGAACACCGCGTTCGCGAAGCTGATCTCCCAGATCGGGGTGCCGCGCACCGTCGACATGGCGATCAAACTGGGGCTGCGGTCCTACGCCCTGCCGGGTACGGCTCGCGACTACGACCCGAACAGCAACGAGAGTCTCGCCGACTTCATCAAGCGCCAGAACATCGGCTCCTTCACCCTGGGCCCGGTGGAGGTCAACGACCTGGAGCTGTCCAACGTCGCGGCCACGCTGGCCTCCGGCGGCACGTGGTGCCCGCCGAACCCGATCGACAAGGTCGTCGACCGGCACGGCGAGGAAGTATCGGTGACCACCGAGACGTGCGAGCAGGTCGTGCCTGAGGGGTTGGCCAACACACTGGCCAACGCGCTGAGCCACGACGACCAGGGCAACGGCACCGCGGCGGGCGCCGCGGGTTCGGTCGGCTGGAACCTGCCGCTGTCGAGCAAGACGGGGACCACCGAGACGCACCGTTCGTCGGGGTTCCTCGGCTTCACCAACCACTTCGCCGCGGCCAACTACATCTTCGACGACTCGAATTCGCCGGGTGAGCTGTGCTCGTTCCCGCTGCGCCAGTGCGGGGACGGGAACCTGTTCGGCGGCAACGAGCCCGCCCGGACCTGGTTCGCCGCGATGAAGCCGTTGACCGCACCGTTCACCGACGTGACGCTGCCCCCGACCGATCCCCGCTACGTCGACGGCGCTCCCGGCTCGCGGGTGCCGAGCGTGTCGGGGATGGACCAGGACACCGCCCGCAAGCGGCTGCGCGAGGCCGGCTTCCAGGTCGCCGATCAGGCGACGCCGGTGAACAGCAGTTCGGACTACGGCACCGTCGTCGGCACCACACCGAGCGGTGCGACCGTCCCGGGCTCGATCATCACGATCCAGATCTCCAACGGCATCGCGCCCGCGCCGCCGCCCCCTCCGCCCAGCGCAGCCATCCCCGGCGGCCCACCGCCGCAGGTCGGTTCGACGGTGATCCAGATCCCCGGCCTGCCGCCGATCACCGTCCCGGTGCTCGGCCCGCCGCCGCCCGCGCCGCCGCCACCACCCTGA
- a CDS encoding metallophosphoesterase produces the protein MPDASPGSILKTTAAVSLGTLVAGIGYASLIERNAFVLREATMPVLSPGSSPLKVLHISDIHMRPGQRRKQAWLRDLARWEPDLVVNTGDNLAHPKAVPAVVQALGDLLSIPGVFVFGSNDYFAPRLKNPANYLTNPGHRIHGEPLPWQDLRAAFTERGWLDMTHTRREFEVAGLHIAAAGVDDPHLSRDRYATIAGPASPAANLTLGLTHSPEPRVLDRFAADGYQLVMAGHTHGGQLCLPFYGAIVTNCDLDRSRVKGPSRWGAHTQLHVSAGIGTSPFAPLRFCCRPEATLLTLVAAPTGGSDVGSQSGQSHPTVSAR, from the coding sequence ATGCCTGACGCTTCACCGGGATCGATCCTGAAGACCACCGCCGCCGTCTCGCTCGGCACTCTCGTCGCGGGGATCGGATACGCCTCGCTGATCGAGCGCAACGCCTTCGTGCTCCGTGAGGCGACCATGCCGGTGCTCTCCCCCGGCTCGTCGCCGCTGAAGGTGCTGCACATCAGCGACATCCACATGCGCCCGGGCCAGCGCCGCAAGCAGGCGTGGCTGCGCGACCTGGCGCGGTGGGAGCCCGACCTGGTGGTGAACACGGGCGACAATCTTGCCCACCCCAAGGCCGTGCCCGCCGTCGTGCAGGCGCTCGGAGACCTGCTGTCGATCCCCGGCGTGTTCGTGTTCGGCAGCAACGACTACTTCGCGCCGAGGCTGAAGAACCCGGCGAACTACCTGACCAATCCGGGTCACCGGATCCACGGCGAGCCACTGCCCTGGCAGGACCTGCGAGCGGCGTTCACCGAGCGCGGCTGGCTGGACATGACGCACACGCGGCGGGAGTTCGAGGTCGCCGGTCTGCACATCGCCGCGGCCGGCGTCGACGACCCGCACCTGTCGCGGGACCGCTACGCCACCATCGCCGGGCCGGCCAGCCCGGCCGCGAACCTCACGCTCGGACTGACGCACTCGCCGGAACCACGGGTGCTGGACCGCTTCGCCGCCGACGGCTATCAGCTCGTCATGGCGGGCCACACCCACGGCGGGCAGCTGTGCCTGCCGTTCTACGGCGCCATCGTCACCAACTGCGATCTGGACCGCTCCCGCGTGAAGGGGCCGTCGCGCTGGGGCGCGCACACCCAGCTGCATGTGTCGGCCGGGATCGGCACCTCGCCGTTCGCCCCGCTGCGGTTCTGCTGCCGTCCCGAGGCGACGCTGCTCACGCTCGTCGCCGCCCCGACCGGCGGCTCGGACGTCGGCTCGCAGTCCGGGCAGTCGCATCCGACCGTTTCGGCCCGGTGA
- a CDS encoding DUF4129 domain-containing protein, translating into MATTIDIDRDAAHDAAGRELGKLIYPKPSFTEQIADWIQRLLYRLTAGAASVPGGWLTIAVLLVLLALAIVVVVRIARNAMRSSRAGTVTLYGGHELSAAEHRATAERYAAAGDWSPAIRHRLRAVARQLEESGVLDAVPARTATEFARAAAEAFPDIRDQLTAAADAFNDVTYGELPGSEPQYRSVAGLDAEVGRRRAPAHDGRPTETAAQPWAEVR; encoded by the coding sequence GTGGCGACGACGATCGACATCGACCGCGACGCGGCGCACGACGCCGCCGGCCGGGAACTCGGCAAGCTCATCTACCCGAAGCCGTCGTTCACCGAACAGATCGCCGACTGGATCCAACGGTTGCTGTACCGGCTCACCGCCGGGGCCGCGTCGGTCCCGGGTGGCTGGTTGACGATCGCGGTGCTGCTGGTGCTGCTCGCGCTGGCCATCGTCGTCGTCGTCCGCATCGCACGGAACGCGATGCGCAGCAGCCGGGCCGGGACCGTGACGCTGTACGGCGGCCATGAACTGAGCGCCGCCGAGCATCGGGCTACCGCCGAACGCTATGCGGCAGCGGGTGATTGGTCACCGGCGATCCGTCACCGGCTGCGGGCGGTCGCGCGTCAGCTCGAGGAGAGCGGTGTCCTCGACGCCGTCCCTGCCCGCACGGCCACCGAGTTCGCCCGGGCGGCCGCCGAGGCATTCCCTGACATCCGGGACCAATTGACCGCTGCTGCCGATGCTTTCAACGACGTCACCTATGGTGAACTGCCGGGCAGCGAGCCCCAGTACCGGTCGGTCGCAGGGCTGGACGCCGAGGTGGGCCGCCGCCGCGCGCCCGCTCACGACGGCCGGCCGACCGAGACCGCGGCCCAGCCGTGGGCCGAGGTGCGATGA
- a CDS encoding PLP-dependent cysteine synthase family protein: MTPTGTSDCCRQSRSWVDNAVRLIETDARRSADTHLLRYPLPASWSTDCDLALYLKDETTHITGSLKHRLARSLFLYALCNGWIGEGTTVIEASSGSTAVSEAYFAAMLGLPFIAVMPASTSTTKIKLIESQGGRCHFVTEAAQVYAEAQRLAEETGGHYLDQFTNAERATDWRGNNNIAESIFDQMAMETHPIPTWIVVGAGTGGTSATIGRYIRYRRHATRLCVVDPENSAFYPSYVNGDPDVVTGLSSRIEGIGRPRVEPSFLPGVVDRMVTVPDAASIAAAHHVSRVIGRRVGPSTGTNIWGAFGLLAEMAAQGRSGSVVTLLADGGDRYAETYFCEEWLTSHGLDPSEPAEVLAGFERSARWP; encoded by the coding sequence GTGACCCCGACGGGTACCTCCGACTGCTGTCGTCAGTCGCGCTCGTGGGTGGACAACGCGGTCCGGCTGATCGAGACCGACGCCCGGCGCAGCGCCGACACCCACCTGCTGCGGTACCCCCTGCCGGCGAGCTGGTCGACCGACTGCGATCTCGCGCTGTATCTGAAGGACGAGACCACCCACATCACCGGCAGCCTCAAGCACCGGCTGGCGCGCTCGCTGTTCCTGTACGCGCTGTGCAACGGGTGGATCGGTGAGGGCACCACCGTCATCGAGGCTTCGTCGGGCTCCACGGCGGTGTCCGAGGCGTACTTCGCGGCGATGCTCGGGTTGCCGTTCATCGCGGTGATGCCCGCGTCGACGAGCACCACGAAGATCAAGCTGATCGAATCCCAGGGCGGCCGTTGCCATTTCGTCACCGAAGCGGCACAGGTGTACGCCGAGGCGCAGCGGCTGGCCGAGGAGACCGGCGGGCACTACCTGGACCAGTTCACCAATGCCGAACGGGCCACCGACTGGCGCGGCAACAACAACATCGCGGAATCGATCTTCGATCAGATGGCCATGGAGACGCATCCGATACCGACGTGGATCGTCGTGGGCGCGGGAACCGGGGGCACCAGCGCGACGATCGGCCGCTACATCCGCTACCGCAGGCACGCCACACGTCTCTGTGTGGTCGACCCGGAGAACTCGGCGTTCTACCCGTCGTACGTCAACGGGGATCCGGACGTGGTGACGGGCCTGTCGTCGCGCATCGAGGGCATCGGGCGGCCCCGGGTGGAGCCGTCATTCCTGCCGGGCGTCGTCGACCGGATGGTGACGGTGCCCGATGCCGCGTCGATCGCGGCGGCTCATCACGTCAGCCGGGTGATCGGGCGCCGGGTGGGGCCGTCGACGGGGACGAACATCTGGGGGGCGTTCGGTTTGCTGGCCGAGATGGCCGCGCAGGGGCGCAGTGGCTCGGTGGTCACGCTGCTGGCCGACGGCGGGGACCGCTACGCCGAGACCTACTTCTGCGAGGAGTGGCTGACCAGCCACGGCCTGGACCCCTCGGAGCCGGCCGAGGTCCTGGCCGGCTTCGAACGGTCCGCACGCTGGCCCTGA
- a CDS encoding DUF58 domain-containing protein, translated as MVITGRAGLIALLCVLPIALSPYPAATFAVLLTAVAVAVAVDAALAGSPRALRMTRGGETSARLGQPVGALLTVDNGGGTRFRGVVRDAWAPSANAAPRMHDVNLAAGQKVTLSTRLAPSRRGDQVSALVTARSVGPLGLAGRQGSHRVPWQVRILPPFLSRKHLPSRLARLRELEGMTPALIRGQGTEFDSLREYVVGDDIRSIDWRATARRADVVVRTWRPERDRRVVIVLDTGRTSAGRVGVDPTSADPGGWPRLDWSMDAALLLAALAARAGDHVDLLAHDRVTRAGVFNASRTDVLVRLVDAMAPLEPALVESDARAMVAAVQRRVRRRALVVLLTDLNASAIDEGLLTVLPQLSAKHQVLVAAVSDPRVDRLATGRTDAVAVYDAAAAERARIDRRTVAALLRSHGVDVVDAPPEELAPALADHYLAMKAAGRL; from the coding sequence GTGGTCATCACCGGGCGGGCCGGGCTGATCGCACTGCTGTGCGTGCTGCCGATCGCGTTGTCTCCCTATCCCGCAGCGACGTTCGCGGTCCTGCTGACGGCGGTGGCGGTGGCGGTCGCGGTCGACGCCGCCCTGGCGGGCAGTCCGCGCGCGCTGCGGATGACCCGCGGCGGCGAGACGTCGGCCCGGCTCGGTCAACCCGTCGGTGCGCTCCTCACGGTCGACAACGGCGGTGGTACCCGCTTCCGCGGGGTGGTCCGTGATGCGTGGGCCCCGAGCGCCAACGCCGCCCCGCGGATGCACGACGTGAATCTTGCTGCAGGACAGAAGGTCACGTTGTCCACACGGCTGGCCCCGAGCCGTCGCGGCGATCAGGTGTCGGCGCTGGTGACGGCTCGTTCCGTGGGCCCGCTCGGGCTGGCCGGGCGACAGGGCTCGCACCGGGTGCCCTGGCAGGTGCGGATCCTGCCGCCGTTCCTGTCGCGCAAACACCTGCCGTCGCGACTGGCCCGGCTGCGCGAGCTGGAAGGCATGACGCCTGCGCTGATCCGCGGGCAGGGCACCGAGTTCGACTCGCTGCGCGAGTACGTCGTCGGCGACGACATCCGCTCGATCGACTGGCGCGCCACCGCCCGTCGCGCCGACGTCGTCGTGCGCACCTGGCGGCCCGAACGGGACCGCCGGGTGGTCATCGTGCTCGACACCGGCCGGACGTCGGCGGGCCGGGTGGGTGTCGACCCGACGTCCGCAGATCCCGGCGGCTGGCCGCGCCTGGACTGGTCGATGGACGCCGCCCTGCTGCTGGCCGCCCTCGCCGCCCGGGCCGGGGATCACGTCGACCTCCTCGCGCACGACCGGGTCACCCGCGCCGGGGTGTTCAACGCGTCCCGTACCGACGTGCTGGTCCGCCTCGTCGACGCGATGGCGCCGCTGGAGCCCGCGCTGGTCGAGTCCGACGCGCGCGCGATGGTCGCCGCGGTGCAACGGCGGGTGCGCCGCCGCGCGCTGGTCGTGCTGCTCACCGATCTGAACGCCTCGGCGATCGACGAGGGTCTGCTCACGGTGCTGCCGCAGCTGAGCGCCAAGCATCAGGTGCTCGTCGCGGCCGTGTCCGACCCGCGGGTGGACCGTCTCGCCACCGGGCGGACCGACGCGGTCGCGGTCTACGACGCCGCGGCGGCCGAGCGGGCCCGCATCGACCGGCGCACCGTTGCGGCACTGCTGCGCAGCCACGGCGTCGACGTCGTCGACGCACCGCCGGAGGAGCTGGCGCCCGCACTGGCGGACCACTACCTGGCGATGAAGGCCGCCGGACGCCTATAA
- a CDS encoding DUF4350 domain-containing protein — protein MTVTGPSSAVGATLRQRWRGAKWVLAALVVIVAVAVLSTWLTAARPGGRLDPESTSAQGARALVTLLREHGVDVVAATSLADVERQARPGTLLVIAQTFHLTGDSATLRRLADLPGDRLLVEPASRTREALAPALRRSDSTAFGGLAPNCDLREADRAGTVAFGAADAYEAAGSIPVTRCYDGVLARYSDGGRTITAVGSAEFMVNSGLLDEGNAALAMNLAGAAPRVIWYAPQHSEGGETAGASTLSDLIPTQVRWMVLQLMVVVALLALWKGRRVGPLVAEQLPVVVRASETAEGRGRLYRSRRARDRAADALRTAALQRMLPRLGLGPTAPPPTVVAAVAARSGRDAQVLARTLYGQPPAGDAELVDLARELDDIERQVAQS, from the coding sequence ATGACCGTGACGGGCCCGTCGAGTGCCGTCGGCGCGACGCTGCGGCAACGATGGCGGGGGGCGAAGTGGGTGCTGGCCGCGCTGGTGGTCATCGTCGCGGTCGCCGTGCTGAGCACATGGTTGACGGCGGCACGCCCGGGCGGCCGGCTGGACCCGGAATCGACGTCCGCACAGGGCGCCCGCGCGCTGGTGACCCTGCTGCGCGAGCACGGTGTCGACGTCGTCGCAGCGACGTCCCTCGCCGACGTCGAACGCCAGGCCAGGCCGGGCACCCTGCTGGTGATCGCGCAGACTTTCCACCTGACCGGTGATTCGGCGACCCTGCGCCGGCTCGCCGATCTTCCCGGCGACCGGCTGCTCGTGGAGCCGGCGAGCAGGACCCGAGAGGCGCTCGCACCGGCGCTGCGCCGGTCCGATTCAACGGCTTTCGGTGGTCTGGCACCGAATTGCGATCTGCGCGAAGCTGATCGGGCCGGCACCGTGGCGTTCGGCGCCGCCGACGCCTACGAGGCGGCGGGTTCGATCCCGGTGACCCGGTGCTACGACGGCGTGCTGGCGCGCTACTCCGACGGCGGGCGCACCATCACCGCCGTCGGCAGCGCCGAGTTCATGGTCAACTCGGGTCTGCTCGACGAGGGCAACGCGGCGCTGGCGATGAATCTCGCAGGTGCGGCGCCACGGGTGATCTGGTACGCGCCGCAGCACAGTGAGGGCGGCGAAACCGCCGGCGCATCAACGCTTTCCGATCTCATCCCGACACAGGTGCGCTGGATGGTGCTGCAACTGATGGTCGTCGTCGCACTGCTGGCGCTGTGGAAGGGCCGGCGGGTCGGGCCTCTGGTGGCCGAGCAGCTGCCCGTGGTGGTGCGCGCGTCGGAGACCGCGGAGGGGCGCGGCCGGCTGTACCGGTCGCGGCGGGCCCGGGACCGGGCCGCAGACGCGCTGCGGACCGCAGCGCTGCAGCGCATGCTGCCGCGCCTGGGGCTGGGACCGACCGCCCCGCCGCCCACCGTCGTGGCGGCCGTCGCGGCGCGCAGTGGCCGCGACGCACAGGTGCTCGCCCGTACTCTCTACGGACAGCCACCGGCCGGTGACGCCGAGCTGGTGGACCTCGCCCGCGAACTCGACGACATCGAAAGGCAGGTCGCTCAGTCGTGA
- a CDS encoding phosphatase PAP2 family protein, translated as MTRSQTRVALDGDHRLRRARHQWTAVLIAAVLFGIAVYLLAVQTTTGQRLEDAALRGADQVDPELHRAALHAFHTITLTSQLVATVIVGVIGLLRRQVWLAVAGVGIILGGQAITQLLKFHVLSRPDLVAVGGKYAENTLPSGHTTAAMCLLFATLIVMPYRFRGVAMFVTLTWAVGIGAYTVIIQAHRLSDTLAGNAVALVVACTAAQLLAWTGRIRAVVSPSPGRYTLRTVFVVVVGVMGAASLALGAVQMLHAAAAYVNDEPTAWRLFLSSQWLAAAGSIGAALLFWWTWYRLETKRRHDPVAMR; from the coding sequence GTGACGAGGTCGCAGACTCGGGTTGCCCTCGACGGCGACCACCGGCTGCGGCGCGCCCGGCACCAGTGGACGGCCGTGTTGATCGCCGCTGTGCTGTTCGGCATCGCGGTCTACCTGCTGGCCGTGCAGACCACCACGGGTCAGCGACTGGAAGACGCGGCCCTGCGTGGCGCCGACCAGGTGGACCCGGAGTTGCATCGGGCCGCGCTGCACGCATTTCACACCATCACGCTGACCTCACAGCTGGTCGCCACGGTGATCGTCGGCGTGATCGGCTTGCTGCGACGCCAGGTGTGGCTGGCGGTCGCCGGAGTGGGCATCATCCTCGGCGGCCAGGCGATCACCCAGCTGTTGAAGTTTCATGTGCTGTCGCGCCCCGACCTCGTCGCGGTCGGCGGGAAGTACGCCGAGAACACGCTGCCCAGCGGACACACCACCGCGGCGATGTGCCTGCTGTTCGCGACGCTGATCGTGATGCCCTACCGCTTTCGCGGCGTCGCGATGTTCGTCACCCTCACCTGGGCGGTGGGCATCGGCGCCTACACCGTCATCATTCAGGCTCACCGGCTCTCGGACACGCTGGCCGGCAACGCGGTGGCGTTGGTCGTGGCCTGTACCGCTGCCCAACTGCTCGCCTGGACCGGCCGGATCCGCGCTGTGGTGTCGCCGAGTCCCGGGCGATACACCCTACGGACCGTGTTCGTCGTGGTAGTCGGTGTCATGGGCGCCGCGAGCTTGGCGCTGGGCGCCGTGCAGATGCTGCACGCGGCCGCCGCCTACGTCAACGACGAGCCGACGGCGTGGCGACTGTTCCTCAGTTCGCAGTGGCTGGCCGCCGCGGGGTCGATCGGTGCGGCCCTGTTGTTCTGGTGGACCTGGTACCGACTGGAGACCAAACGCCGCCACGACCCCGTGGCCATGCGCTGA
- a CDS encoding AAA family ATPase, whose protein sequence is MALRAEIAKVVVGQDAVVSGLVIALLCRGHVLLEGVPGVAKTLLVRTLAAGLQLDFKRVQFTPDLMPGDVTGSLVYDARTAAFEFRAGPVFTNLLLADEINRTPPKTQAALLEAMEERQVSVEGEPRPLPDPFIVAATQNPIEYEGTYQLPEAQLDRFLIKLTVPLPPRDQEIAILDRHARGFDPRDLSSVRAVAGPADLAAGRDAVRQVLVADEVLGYIVDIVGATRHSPSLQLGVSPRGATALLSTSRAWAWLSGRTYVTPDDVKAMARPTLRHRVMLRPEAELEGSSADGVLEGILASVPVPR, encoded by the coding sequence ATGGCGCTGCGCGCCGAGATCGCCAAGGTGGTGGTCGGCCAGGACGCCGTGGTGAGCGGCCTGGTGATCGCACTGCTGTGCCGTGGGCACGTGCTCCTCGAGGGGGTGCCCGGCGTTGCCAAGACGCTGCTGGTGCGCACCCTGGCGGCGGGACTGCAGCTGGACTTCAAGCGGGTGCAGTTCACCCCCGATCTCATGCCCGGCGATGTGACCGGGTCGCTCGTCTACGACGCGCGCACCGCGGCGTTCGAGTTCCGCGCCGGACCGGTGTTCACCAATCTGCTGCTGGCCGACGAGATCAACCGCACACCGCCCAAGACCCAGGCGGCGCTGCTGGAGGCGATGGAGGAGCGGCAGGTCAGCGTCGAGGGTGAGCCACGGCCGCTGCCCGACCCGTTCATCGTGGCGGCCACCCAGAACCCGATCGAGTACGAGGGCACCTACCAGCTCCCCGAGGCCCAGCTGGACAGGTTCCTGATCAAACTCACCGTGCCGCTGCCGCCGCGCGACCAGGAGATCGCGATTCTCGACCGTCACGCCCGCGGGTTCGACCCGAGAGATCTCTCGTCGGTCCGCGCCGTCGCCGGCCCCGCCGATCTCGCCGCTGGCCGCGACGCGGTACGGCAGGTGTTGGTGGCCGACGAGGTGCTCGGCTACATCGTCGACATCGTCGGCGCCACAAGGCATTCCCCGTCGCTGCAACTCGGCGTGTCACCGCGCGGCGCGACGGCGCTGCTGTCGACGTCGCGCGCGTGGGCGTGGCTGTCGGGCCGCACCTACGTCACCCCCGACGATGTCAAGGCGATGGCCAGACCCACCCTGCGGCACCGGGTGATGCTGCGGCCGGAGGCAGAACTCGAAGGATCCAGCGCCGACGGTGTTCTCGAGGGCATCCTCGCCTCGGTGCCGGTGCCGAGATAG